In Thermoplasmata archaeon, the sequence GGGCGGCAGGTCGCACCTGAGCCCACGCTATAAACCGATTCGCGTCTGCCACTCACAAGTGATTGTCGGATCTGAGAGCAGCCCGTGAATCCCATTGGCGATTATCGATTCGGATAACCTCATAAACATTGTTTGTCACCTGTGAAACAAGATTTCGCGGTGCGGGGAATGCGCTCCCCGCAACGCGCGACTCCCGCACGCGACGGAGCCCAGGGTTCGGGGCCGGACGAGGATATAAATAGCGCGACGACAAGACGGGACGGGAGTGGCGAATACCGCAAGGCATGGGCGCATCCCGCGGATGGAATGGGATGCGCACATAGGGCTAAGTGAGGGTGACACGTTGGATGCCGGCCCGCGGAAACGAGGCCGAGGCACGGGAGGGGCCTGATCCATGTCCACGTCGTCGGAAGTCGCCTCCGCCCCAAAGCACCTGCCCGTCCGGTTCATCCGGCCGTCGAAGGGATGGCGGCGCCTCGATCTCCGCGAGCTCTGGGAATACCGGGAGCTTCTCTACTTCTTCGCGTGGCGGGACATCAAGGTCCGCTACAAGCAGACCGTGATCGGTGCGGCGTGGGCGATCCTCCAGCCCGTCCTCCTCATGGTCGTGTTCACCCTGTTCTTCGGGCAGGTGTCGGCCTTCCAACAAACGAACATTCCCTACCCCCTGATGACCTACTCGGGCCTCGTGCCCTGGGGAGTCTTCGCCGCGGGACTGGCCATGGGCGGCGTGAGCATCACCGCGAACCAAGCGCTCATTACGAAGGTCTACTTCCCCCGAATTCTCCTGCCCGCCTCTACGGTGATCGCCGCCCTCGTCGACTTCGCGATCGCCTCCATCGTCCTCGTGGGCCTCATGCTGTACTTCGGGTTCGTGCCGACCCTAATCACGATCGCGCTTCCCCTGTTCGTCCTCCTGGCGATCGTGACGAGCATGGGCATCGCCTTCTGGCTCTCCGCGCTCGACGCGCGTTATCGCGACATCCACTACACGATCCCCTTCCTCACTCAGCTGTGGCTGTTCGCGACGCCGATCCTGTACCCGGCATCCATTGTCCCCGCGTCCCTGCGCTGGATCTACTCCCTGAACCCCATGGTGGGCGTGGTCGACGGCTTCCGCTGGGCGCTCCTGGGCCAGGCCTTCGCATTCGACTTGACCTCCTGGCTCTCCGTGGTGGTCGCCCTCCTGATCTTCGTGAGTGGCATCTTCTACTTCCTTCGGGTGGAGAAGACCCTGCCGGACGTGGTGTGACCGCCGTGACCGAACCTGCGATCGTGGCCGAGAACCTGTCCAAGCGATACCGCATCGGGCAGCGGTACAGCTACGGCACCCTGCGGGACTCCCTTGTGGGCGCCGTCTCCAGGGCCGGCGGGCGGCTCCGACCGCGCCCACCGCGGACATCGCCAGACCCGGACGACGGATCGCCGTACATCTGGGCCCTGAAGGACGTCTCCTTCACCGTGGAACCGGGTGAGGTCCTCGGCATCGTCGGCCACAACGGGGCAGGAAAGACCACGCTGCTGAAGGTTCTCTCCCGCGTCACCGATCCCACCTCAGGCCGCGGGGAAATCCACGGACGCATCGGCTCGCTCCTCGAGGTGGGGACCGGGTTCCATCAGGAACTCACCGGCCGCGAGAACGTGTACCTGAGTGGCGCCATCCTGGGCATGAAGCGGGCCGAGATCGACCGGAAGTTCGACGAGATCGTGGCGTTCGCGGAGTACGAGAAGTTCATCGACACGCCGGTCAAGCGCTACTCGAGCGGGATGCAGGTCCGGCTGGGTTTCTCGGTGGCCGCCCACCTCGACACGGAGATCCTCCTCGTCGACGAGGTGCTGGCGGTCGGGGACACGGCTTTCCAGAAGAAGAGCCTGAGCAAGATGCGGGAGATCACGAGGCAAGGCCGGACCGTGCTCGTCGTGAGTCACAACATGGCGTCCATCCAAGGGATCTGCACCCGGGCGATTCTCTTGTCCCGGGGACGGATCACCTGCGAGGGCGATCCGCATTACGTGGTGGAGGAGTACTTGAAATCCGTCGTGGAGCGCTCCCCCGCGAACGGGGCTCTGGCGTCCAGCCCCGACGGGCGCGTGGTCCTTCGGGCCGTGGACTTCGTCGACGACGCGGGGCGTGTGCTCGATGGGGTCGTGTCAGGTCAGACCTTTTCCATCCGGGTGGAGGTTCAATGCGCCGATCCCGTGGGGACGGTCGCCGTGGACCTCGGGATCGACGACAGCGCAGGGAGGCGTGTCGCGGTCCTCAGCAACCTGATGGCGGGCGAGGACCTCCAGCTCGGGCCGCCCTCCACGGCGATCGTGTGCCGCGTCCCCCAGGTGCCCCTCGCCCCCGGCGAGTACA encodes:
- a CDS encoding ABC transporter permease; the protein is MSTSSEVASAPKHLPVRFIRPSKGWRRLDLRELWEYRELLYFFAWRDIKVRYKQTVIGAAWAILQPVLLMVVFTLFFGQVSAFQQTNIPYPLMTYSGLVPWGVFAAGLAMGGVSITANQALITKVYFPRILLPASTVIAALVDFAIASIVLVGLMLYFGFVPTLITIALPLFVLLAIVTSMGIAFWLSALDARYRDIHYTIPFLTQLWLFATPILYPASIVPASLRWIYSLNPMVGVVDGFRWALLGQAFAFDLTSWLSVVVALLIFVSGIFYFLRVEKTLPDVV
- a CDS encoding ABC transporter ATP-binding protein, which produces MTEPAIVAENLSKRYRIGQRYSYGTLRDSLVGAVSRAGGRLRPRPPRTSPDPDDGSPYIWALKDVSFTVEPGEVLGIVGHNGAGKTTLLKVLSRVTDPTSGRGEIHGRIGSLLEVGTGFHQELTGRENVYLSGAILGMKRAEIDRKFDEIVAFAEYEKFIDTPVKRYSSGMQVRLGFSVAAHLDTEILLVDEVLAVGDTAFQKKSLSKMREITRQGRTVLVVSHNMASIQGICTRAILLSRGRITCEGDPHYVVEEYLKSVVERSPANGALASSPDGRVVLRAVDFVDDAGRVLDGVVSGQTFSIRVEVQCADPVGTVAVDLGIDDSAGRRVAVLSNLMAGEDLQLGPPSTAIVCRVPQVPLAPGEYTIEVHLMGPNDLDLLRPAAANLRVESGDFFGSGKMVEAWWVGSTLIRHHWAAERLPDPERRA